Proteins from one Hymenobacter gelipurpurascens genomic window:
- a CDS encoding GlxA family transcriptional regulator: protein MKRISILVPKGAILGSIEGPRLVFAEVNALLQRMGKPALFSIQLVGLHHATSVCGGLYTVATDVLLPDVTQTDLVIIPAVDGDLEQALENNREFLPWIVQQYKSGAEVASLCLGAFLLAATGLIDGRQCTTHWAAANDFRRMFPGVELCEDKLITDEHGIYSSGGAFSYLNLVLYLIEKYAGREMAVFCAKVFQIDIERVSQSAFVVFNGQKAHEDEPIKKAQAYIEANYQEKITVDELASMLALGRRNLERRFKKATANSVVEYIQRVKMEVAKNSLESSRENVNEVMYQVGYTDPKAFRLTFKRVTGLSPKQYRSKYSRESAVRV from the coding sequence ATGAAACGAATTTCCATCCTGGTTCCTAAGGGAGCTATTCTGGGTAGTATTGAAGGACCCCGACTGGTTTTTGCCGAAGTGAATGCGCTGTTGCAGCGCATGGGCAAGCCCGCTCTGTTTAGTATTCAGCTGGTAGGCCTGCACCACGCTACTTCCGTGTGCGGTGGCCTCTACACCGTGGCGACCGATGTGCTGCTACCGGACGTGACCCAGACGGACCTGGTGATTATTCCGGCAGTGGACGGCGACCTGGAGCAGGCGCTGGAGAACAACCGCGAGTTTCTGCCCTGGATAGTGCAGCAGTATAAAAGCGGGGCCGAAGTAGCCAGCCTGTGCCTGGGAGCCTTCCTGCTGGCAGCCACCGGGCTAATAGACGGCCGGCAGTGCACCACGCATTGGGCCGCGGCCAACGATTTTCGGCGCATGTTCCCCGGCGTGGAGCTGTGCGAGGACAAGCTCATTACCGATGAGCACGGCATTTATTCCAGCGGCGGCGCCTTTTCCTACCTGAACCTGGTACTCTACCTGATTGAAAAGTACGCCGGGCGCGAAATGGCCGTGTTCTGCGCCAAGGTGTTCCAGATTGATATTGAGCGGGTCAGTCAGTCGGCTTTCGTGGTGTTCAATGGGCAAAAGGCGCACGAAGACGAACCCATCAAAAAGGCCCAGGCCTACATCGAGGCGAACTACCAGGAGAAAATAACGGTGGATGAGCTGGCCTCCATGCTCGCGCTAGGCCGGCGCAACCTGGAGCGGCGCTTCAAGAAAGCCACCGCCAACTCAGTAGTGGAATACATCCAGCGGGTAAAGATGGAGGTAGCTAAAAACAGCCTGGAGTCGTCGCGAGAAAATGTAAATGAGGTGATGTACCAGGTAGGCTACACCGACCCCAAAGCTTTCCGCCTGACGTTCAAGCGTGTGACGGGCCTCTCGCCCAAACAGTACCGCAGCAAATACAGCCGCGAAAGTGCCGTGCGCGTCTAG
- a CDS encoding GDSL-type esterase/lipase family protein, with product MAKKTIADKALTLGQQQATRVLRQRDKALEQREEVLTERVQKEGLRSLAMLQPEAPAPALVQAMGSLSNRGVLVAEGDSWFDYPWADIVGLLEDQHGYDVESVAHKGDRVEAMAYSDGQLANFTRRIEKLLRRNVVPRAILLSGGGNDVAGDEFYMLLNYASSATPGLNTAVVDGVIQERIKLAYISILSAVTQICQQHLNRTIPIVVHGYDYPVPDGRGFLGGWWILPGPWLSPGFEVKGYRNLAVRKKIAKDLIDRFNVMLAEVAAMPAFRHVKYVDLRGSLSSGANYKKWWDNELHPTTAGFELITNRFAAVI from the coding sequence ATGGCGAAGAAGACTATTGCTGACAAGGCCTTAACGCTAGGCCAGCAGCAGGCCACGCGGGTACTTCGGCAACGCGACAAGGCGCTTGAGCAGCGGGAAGAGGTGCTTACCGAGCGAGTGCAGAAAGAGGGCTTGAGGTCGTTGGCCATGCTGCAACCGGAGGCGCCTGCACCTGCGCTGGTGCAGGCAATGGGCAGCCTGAGCAATAGAGGAGTGCTGGTAGCGGAAGGCGACTCCTGGTTTGATTATCCGTGGGCTGATATCGTAGGCCTGTTGGAAGACCAGCATGGGTACGATGTGGAATCGGTGGCGCACAAGGGCGACCGGGTAGAGGCTATGGCCTACAGCGACGGGCAGCTGGCCAACTTTACCCGCCGCATCGAGAAGCTGCTGCGCCGCAACGTGGTGCCGCGGGCAATCCTGCTTTCCGGCGGCGGCAACGACGTAGCCGGCGATGAATTCTACATGCTGCTGAACTACGCCAGCTCGGCCACCCCAGGCCTGAACACAGCCGTAGTGGATGGCGTGATTCAGGAACGCATCAAACTGGCCTACATCTCTATTCTCAGTGCCGTTACGCAGATATGCCAGCAGCACCTGAACCGCACCATTCCTATTGTGGTGCACGGCTACGACTACCCCGTGCCCGATGGGCGGGGCTTTTTGGGCGGCTGGTGGATTTTGCCGGGGCCCTGGCTGTCCCCAGGCTTCGAGGTGAAAGGCTACCGCAATCTGGCCGTCCGCAAGAAGATTGCAAAAGACCTCATTGACCGCTTCAATGTAATGCTGGCCGAGGTAGCCGCCATGCCCGCTTTCCGCCACGTGAAGTACGTAGACCTGCGCGGGAGCTTATCAAGCGGCGCCAACTACAAGAAATGGTGGGACAACGAGCTTCACCCTACCACTGCCGGCTTCGAGCTGATTACCAATCGGTTTGCAGCCGTTATCTGA
- a CDS encoding helix-turn-helix transcriptional regulator, translating to MCAFANGVLIVAPPTLHRQGLVTVLRESWPALHITLQLDSASLPRLLYQEAYAVIVVDCALLTEPIPVFLKRLRAIRSTQPVLLLTSNRLPPDMRQYLAGASPAHTWVPRHAAPATVAALFHAFLPPDAAEAPLSVPVPRFSLPPTPFSRRELEVLRLVVQDCCNQEIADQLFLSVRTVESHRRALLQKAGVRTLVGLAVQAVKQGWVSA from the coding sequence ATGTGTGCCTTTGCTAATGGGGTGCTGATTGTAGCCCCGCCTACGCTCCACCGTCAGGGGCTGGTTACGGTACTGCGCGAATCGTGGCCCGCCCTGCACATTACCCTGCAGCTGGATAGTGCTAGTCTGCCCCGATTGCTTTACCAGGAGGCCTACGCGGTAATAGTAGTGGATTGTGCCTTACTGACGGAGCCTATTCCGGTGTTTCTGAAACGGCTGCGGGCTATCCGTAGCACGCAGCCTGTGTTATTGCTCACGAGCAACCGTTTGCCCCCTGATATGCGCCAGTATCTGGCCGGGGCAAGCCCAGCGCACACCTGGGTTCCGCGCCACGCCGCGCCTGCTACTGTGGCCGCCTTGTTTCATGCGTTCCTGCCGCCAGATGCAGCAGAGGCTCCTTTGTCAGTTCCTGTGCCACGGTTTTCGCTTCCTCCTACCCCATTCAGCCGGCGCGAGCTGGAGGTATTGCGCCTGGTAGTGCAGGACTGCTGCAACCAGGAAATAGCCGACCAATTGTTTCTGAGCGTGCGCACTGTTGAGAGCCACCGCCGCGCCCTGCTCCAGAAAGCCGGCGTCCGCACGCTGGTAGGCCTGGCCGTGCAGGCAGTAAAGCAGGGTTGGGTTAGCGCGTAG